One window of the Ictidomys tridecemlineatus isolate mIctTri1 chromosome 11, mIctTri1.hap1, whole genome shotgun sequence genome contains the following:
- the Hjv gene encoding hemojuvelin isoform X2, with amino-acid sequence MNDSWRVSSLGGQTRAHSQCKILRCNAEYVSSTLSLRGGGSPGALRGGGGGRGGGVGSSGFCRALRSYALCTRRTARTCRGDLAFHSAVHGIEDLMIQHNCSRQGPTAPPPPRGPALPGAGPGPPAPDPCDYEGRFSRLHGRPPGFLHCASFGDPHVRSFHHHFHTCRVQGAWPLLDNDFLFVQATSSPVASGANATTTRKLTIIFKNMQECIDQKVYQAEVDNLPAAFEDGSINGGARPGGSSLSIQTANPGSHVEIRAAYIGTTIIIRQTAGQLSFSIKVAEDVARAFSAEQDLQLCVGGCPPSQRLSRLERNRRGAITVDTARQLCKEGLPVEDAYFQSCVFDVSISGDPNFTVTAQAALEDARAFLPDLEKLHLFPSDAGAPLSPATFLTSFLSGLFVLWFCIQ; translated from the exons atgaATGACTCCTGGAGGGTGTCTTCTCTTGGGGGACAAACAAGAG CTCATTCTCAGTGCAAGATCCTCCGCTGCAATGCTGAATATGTATCATCCACCCTAAGCCTTAGAGGTGGGGGTTCACCAGGAGCCCttcgaggaggaggaggaggccgggGTGGAGGGGTGGGCTCCAGCGGCTTCTGCCGAGCCCTCCGCTCCTACGCGCTCTGTACTCGCCGGACTGCCCGCACCTGCCGTGGGGACCTTGCCTTCCACTCAGCGGTACACGGAATAGAAGACCTAATGATCCAGCACAACTGCTCCCGCCAGGGCCCTACGGCCCCTCCTCCACCCCGGGGCCCCGCCCTTCCAGGCGCTGGCCCTGGCCCCCCAGCCCCAGACCCCTGTGACTATGAAGGCCGGTTTTCGCGGCTGCACGGCCGCCCCCCGGGCTTCTTGCATTGCGCCTCCTTTGGAGACCCCCACGTGCGCAGCTTCCACCACCACTTTCACACGTGCCGTGTCCAAGGAGCTTGGCCCTTGCTGGACAATGACTTCCTTTTTGTTCAGGCCACCAGCTCCCCCGTGGCATCGGGGGCCAACGCTACCACCACACGGAAG CTTACCATCATATTTAAGAACATGCAGGAATGCATTGATCAGAAGGTCTATCAGGCTGAGGTGGACAATCTTCCTGCAGCCTTTGAAGATGGTTCTATCAATGGAGGTGCCCGGCCTGGGGGCTCAAGTTTGTCCATTCAAACTGCCAACCCTGGGAGCCATGTGGAGATCCGAGCTGCCTATATTGGCACAACAATAATCATTCGGCAGACAGCTGGGCAGCTCTCCTTCTCCATCAAGGTAGCAGAAGATGTGGCCAGGGCCTTCTCAGCTGAACAGGACCTGCAGCTCTGTGTTGGAGGGTGCCCTCCAAGTCAGAGACTCTCTCGCTTAGAGCGCAACCGCCGGGGAGCAATAACTGTAGATACTGCCAGACAGCTGTGCAAGGAAGGGCTTCCAGTTGAAGATGCTTACTTCCAATCTTGTGTCTTTGATGTTTCCATCTCTGGTGACCCCAACTTTACTGTGACGGCTCAGGCAGCTCTGGAGGATGCTCGAGCCTTCCTGCCAGACTTAGAGAAGTTGCATCTTTTCCCCTCAGATGCAGGGGCTCCTCTCTCCCCAGCAACCTTCCTAACCTCATTTCTTTCAGGACTCTTTGTTCTGTGGTTTTGCATTCAGTAA
- the Hjv gene encoding hemojuvelin isoform X1, which translates to MGDPGQSPSPRPPHGSPPTLSTLTLLLLLCGHAHSQCKILRCNAEYVSSTLSLRGGGSPGALRGGGGGRGGGVGSSGFCRALRSYALCTRRTARTCRGDLAFHSAVHGIEDLMIQHNCSRQGPTAPPPPRGPALPGAGPGPPAPDPCDYEGRFSRLHGRPPGFLHCASFGDPHVRSFHHHFHTCRVQGAWPLLDNDFLFVQATSSPVASGANATTTRKLTIIFKNMQECIDQKVYQAEVDNLPAAFEDGSINGGARPGGSSLSIQTANPGSHVEIRAAYIGTTIIIRQTAGQLSFSIKVAEDVARAFSAEQDLQLCVGGCPPSQRLSRLERNRRGAITVDTARQLCKEGLPVEDAYFQSCVFDVSISGDPNFTVTAQAALEDARAFLPDLEKLHLFPSDAGAPLSPATFLTSFLSGLFVLWFCIQ; encoded by the exons ATGGGGGATCCAGGCCAGTCCCCTAGTCCCCGGCCCCCCCATGGCAGTCCCCCAACTCTAAGCACTCTCActctcctgctgctcctctgtgGACATG CTCATTCTCAGTGCAAGATCCTCCGCTGCAATGCTGAATATGTATCATCCACCCTAAGCCTTAGAGGTGGGGGTTCACCAGGAGCCCttcgaggaggaggaggaggccgggGTGGAGGGGTGGGCTCCAGCGGCTTCTGCCGAGCCCTCCGCTCCTACGCGCTCTGTACTCGCCGGACTGCCCGCACCTGCCGTGGGGACCTTGCCTTCCACTCAGCGGTACACGGAATAGAAGACCTAATGATCCAGCACAACTGCTCCCGCCAGGGCCCTACGGCCCCTCCTCCACCCCGGGGCCCCGCCCTTCCAGGCGCTGGCCCTGGCCCCCCAGCCCCAGACCCCTGTGACTATGAAGGCCGGTTTTCGCGGCTGCACGGCCGCCCCCCGGGCTTCTTGCATTGCGCCTCCTTTGGAGACCCCCACGTGCGCAGCTTCCACCACCACTTTCACACGTGCCGTGTCCAAGGAGCTTGGCCCTTGCTGGACAATGACTTCCTTTTTGTTCAGGCCACCAGCTCCCCCGTGGCATCGGGGGCCAACGCTACCACCACACGGAAG CTTACCATCATATTTAAGAACATGCAGGAATGCATTGATCAGAAGGTCTATCAGGCTGAGGTGGACAATCTTCCTGCAGCCTTTGAAGATGGTTCTATCAATGGAGGTGCCCGGCCTGGGGGCTCAAGTTTGTCCATTCAAACTGCCAACCCTGGGAGCCATGTGGAGATCCGAGCTGCCTATATTGGCACAACAATAATCATTCGGCAGACAGCTGGGCAGCTCTCCTTCTCCATCAAGGTAGCAGAAGATGTGGCCAGGGCCTTCTCAGCTGAACAGGACCTGCAGCTCTGTGTTGGAGGGTGCCCTCCAAGTCAGAGACTCTCTCGCTTAGAGCGCAACCGCCGGGGAGCAATAACTGTAGATACTGCCAGACAGCTGTGCAAGGAAGGGCTTCCAGTTGAAGATGCTTACTTCCAATCTTGTGTCTTTGATGTTTCCATCTCTGGTGACCCCAACTTTACTGTGACGGCTCAGGCAGCTCTGGAGGATGCTCGAGCCTTCCTGCCAGACTTAGAGAAGTTGCATCTTTTCCCCTCAGATGCAGGGGCTCCTCTCTCCCCAGCAACCTTCCTAACCTCATTTCTTTCAGGACTCTTTGTTCTGTGGTTTTGCATTCAGTAA
- the Hjv gene encoding hemojuvelin isoform X3, with translation MIQHNCSRQGPTAPPPPRGPALPGAGPGPPAPDPCDYEGRFSRLHGRPPGFLHCASFGDPHVRSFHHHFHTCRVQGAWPLLDNDFLFVQATSSPVASGANATTTRKLTIIFKNMQECIDQKVYQAEVDNLPAAFEDGSINGGARPGGSSLSIQTANPGSHVEIRAAYIGTTIIIRQTAGQLSFSIKVAEDVARAFSAEQDLQLCVGGCPPSQRLSRLERNRRGAITVDTARQLCKEGLPVEDAYFQSCVFDVSISGDPNFTVTAQAALEDARAFLPDLEKLHLFPSDAGAPLSPATFLTSFLSGLFVLWFCIQ, from the exons ATGATCCAGCACAACTGCTCCCGCCAGGGCCCTACGGCCCCTCCTCCACCCCGGGGCCCCGCCCTTCCAGGCGCTGGCCCTGGCCCCCCAGCCCCAGACCCCTGTGACTATGAAGGCCGGTTTTCGCGGCTGCACGGCCGCCCCCCGGGCTTCTTGCATTGCGCCTCCTTTGGAGACCCCCACGTGCGCAGCTTCCACCACCACTTTCACACGTGCCGTGTCCAAGGAGCTTGGCCCTTGCTGGACAATGACTTCCTTTTTGTTCAGGCCACCAGCTCCCCCGTGGCATCGGGGGCCAACGCTACCACCACACGGAAG CTTACCATCATATTTAAGAACATGCAGGAATGCATTGATCAGAAGGTCTATCAGGCTGAGGTGGACAATCTTCCTGCAGCCTTTGAAGATGGTTCTATCAATGGAGGTGCCCGGCCTGGGGGCTCAAGTTTGTCCATTCAAACTGCCAACCCTGGGAGCCATGTGGAGATCCGAGCTGCCTATATTGGCACAACAATAATCATTCGGCAGACAGCTGGGCAGCTCTCCTTCTCCATCAAGGTAGCAGAAGATGTGGCCAGGGCCTTCTCAGCTGAACAGGACCTGCAGCTCTGTGTTGGAGGGTGCCCTCCAAGTCAGAGACTCTCTCGCTTAGAGCGCAACCGCCGGGGAGCAATAACTGTAGATACTGCCAGACAGCTGTGCAAGGAAGGGCTTCCAGTTGAAGATGCTTACTTCCAATCTTGTGTCTTTGATGTTTCCATCTCTGGTGACCCCAACTTTACTGTGACGGCTCAGGCAGCTCTGGAGGATGCTCGAGCCTTCCTGCCAGACTTAGAGAAGTTGCATCTTTTCCCCTCAGATGCAGGGGCTCCTCTCTCCCCAGCAACCTTCCTAACCTCATTTCTTTCAGGACTCTTTGTTCTGTGGTTTTGCATTCAGTAA
- the Hjv gene encoding hemojuvelin isoform X4 yields MQECIDQKVYQAEVDNLPAAFEDGSINGGARPGGSSLSIQTANPGSHVEIRAAYIGTTIIIRQTAGQLSFSIKVAEDVARAFSAEQDLQLCVGGCPPSQRLSRLERNRRGAITVDTARQLCKEGLPVEDAYFQSCVFDVSISGDPNFTVTAQAALEDARAFLPDLEKLHLFPSDAGAPLSPATFLTSFLSGLFVLWFCIQ; encoded by the coding sequence ATGCAGGAATGCATTGATCAGAAGGTCTATCAGGCTGAGGTGGACAATCTTCCTGCAGCCTTTGAAGATGGTTCTATCAATGGAGGTGCCCGGCCTGGGGGCTCAAGTTTGTCCATTCAAACTGCCAACCCTGGGAGCCATGTGGAGATCCGAGCTGCCTATATTGGCACAACAATAATCATTCGGCAGACAGCTGGGCAGCTCTCCTTCTCCATCAAGGTAGCAGAAGATGTGGCCAGGGCCTTCTCAGCTGAACAGGACCTGCAGCTCTGTGTTGGAGGGTGCCCTCCAAGTCAGAGACTCTCTCGCTTAGAGCGCAACCGCCGGGGAGCAATAACTGTAGATACTGCCAGACAGCTGTGCAAGGAAGGGCTTCCAGTTGAAGATGCTTACTTCCAATCTTGTGTCTTTGATGTTTCCATCTCTGGTGACCCCAACTTTACTGTGACGGCTCAGGCAGCTCTGGAGGATGCTCGAGCCTTCCTGCCAGACTTAGAGAAGTTGCATCTTTTCCCCTCAGATGCAGGGGCTCCTCTCTCCCCAGCAACCTTCCTAACCTCATTTCTTTCAGGACTCTTTGTTCTGTGGTTTTGCATTCAGTAA
- the Txnip gene encoding thioredoxin-interacting protein, with amino-acid sequence MVMFKKIKSFEVLFNDPEKVYGSGEKVTGRVTVEVCEVTRVKAVRILACGVAKVLWLQGSQQCKQTLDYLRYEDTLLLEDQPTGENEMVIMRPGNKYEYKFGFELPQGPLGTSFKGKYGCVDYWVKAFLDRPSQPTQETKKNFEVMDLVDVNTPDLMAPVSAKKEKKVSCMFIPDGRVSVSARIDRKGFCEGDDISIHADFENTCSRIVVPKAAIVARHTYLANGQTKVLTQKLSSVRGNHIISGACASWRGKSLRVQKIRPSILGCNILRVEYFLLIYVSVPGSKKVILDLPLVIGSRSGLSSRTSSMASQTSSEMSWVDLNIPGTPEAPPCYMDIIPEDHRLESPTTPLLDDVDGSQDSPIFMYAPEFQFMPPPTYTEVDPCILNNNVQ; translated from the exons ATGGTGATGTTCAAGAAGATCAAGTCTTTTGAAGTGCTCTTTAACGACCCTGAAAAAGTGTACGGCAGTGGGGAGAAGGTGACTGGCCGGGTGACGGTGGAAGTGTGTGAAGTGACTCGAGTCAAAGCCGTCCGGATCCTGGCTTGCGGAGTGGCAAAAGTCCTCTGGTTGCAGGGATCCCAGCAATGCAAACAGACCTTGGACTACCTCCGCTACGAAGACACGCTTCTCTTGGAAGACCAGCCCACAG gtgaaaatgagatggtcatcatgaGACCTGGGAACAAATATGAGTACAAATTCGGCTTTGAGCTTCCTCAAGG GCCTCTGGGGACAtctttcaaaggaaaatatgGTTGTGTAGACTACTGGGTGAAAGCTTTTCTTGATCGCCCCAGCCAGCCAActcaagagacaaagaaaaacttTGAAGTGATGGATCTAGTGGATGTCAATACCCCTGAtttaatg GCACCCGTATCTgctaaaaaggagaaaaaagtttcCTGTATGTTCATTCCTGATGGGCGAGTGTCTGTTTCTGCTCGAATTGACAGAAAAGGATTCTGTGAAG GTGATGACATTTCCATCCATGCTGACTTTGAGAATACTTGTTCCCGCATTGTAGTCCCCAAAGCGGCCATTGTGGCCCGCCACACTTACCTTGCCAATGGCCAGACCAAGGTGCTGACTCAGAAGTTGTCATCGGTCAGAGGCAATCATATTATCTCAGGAGCATGTGCATCATGGCGTGGCAAGAGCCTTCGGGTGCAAAAGATCAGGCCATCCATCCTGGGCTGCAACATCCTTCGAGTTGAATATTTCTTACTG ATCTATGTTAGTGTACCAGGCTCCAAGAAAGTCATCCTTGACCTACCCCTGGTAATCGGCAGCAGGTCAGGTCTAAGCAGCAGGACATCGAGCATGGCCAGCCAAACCAGCTCTGAAATGAGTTGGGTTGATTTAAACATCCCTGGTACCCCAGAAG CTCCTCCTTGCTACATGGATATCATTCCTGAAGATCACAGATTGGAGAGCCCTACAACTCCTCTGCTAGATGATGTAGATGGCTCTCAAGACAGCCCTATCTTTATGTATGCTCCTGAGTTCCAGTTCATGCCACCACCCACATACACTGAG gTGGATCCTTGCATCCTCAACAACAATGTGCAGTGA